One Pleurocapsa sp. PCC 7327 DNA segment encodes these proteins:
- the urtA gene encoding urea ABC transporter substrate-binding protein has translation MKKRLGRRKFIVYGSATLGTSLLLKACGGGGGDTTTTAPPTTPTTAASPAASTGSTGDTIKVGILHSLSGTMAISETTVVEAEKLAIKEINEAGGVLGKQIEAIEEDGASDWPTFAEKATKLIDEDKVVTVFGCWTSASRKAVLPVFESKKHMLWYPVQYEGQECSQNIFYTGAAPNQQIEPAVDWLLKNKGKNFFLVGSDYVFPRTANTIIKEQLKAQGGKTVGEDYLPLGNTEVTAIITKIKQALPDGGVIFNTLNGDSNVAFFKQIQAAGLTPEKYPTMSVSIAEEEVRQIGAEYLVGHYAAWNYFQTVDTPENQKWVEAFKKEYGDDRVTNDPMEAAYIMVYLWKQAVEKAGSTDLEKVRAAAIGQEFAAPEGKVKMNVNHHISKTVRIGQVRDDGLFDIVWSSDGPVDPVPWNQYVPDTKGYACDWTDPNKGGKYKVEKT, from the coding sequence ATGAAAAAGCGATTGGGACGACGAAAATTTATAGTCTATGGTTCTGCTACTTTAGGAACTAGCTTATTGCTTAAGGCTTGCGGGGGCGGTGGCGGAGACACCACCACAACAGCCCCACCAACAACGCCAACCACGGCTGCAAGTCCTGCTGCCAGTACTGGTAGTACTGGCGACACGATTAAAGTGGGCATCCTTCATTCTCTAAGCGGTACGATGGCGATTAGCGAAACTACCGTCGTAGAAGCCGAAAAACTCGCGATTAAAGAAATTAACGAAGCTGGGGGCGTTCTCGGCAAGCAAATCGAAGCAATCGAAGAAGATGGTGCCTCTGACTGGCCCACCTTTGCAGAAAAAGCCACCAAACTAATCGATGAAGATAAAGTCGTCACCGTCTTTGGTTGCTGGACTTCGGCAAGTCGCAAAGCCGTATTGCCCGTATTCGAGTCAAAGAAACACATGTTGTGGTATCCCGTCCAGTACGAGGGACAGGAATGTTCTCAAAATATTTTCTACACGGGTGCAGCGCCCAACCAACAGATCGAACCTGCCGTTGATTGGCTATTGAAGAACAAGGGAAAGAACTTCTTCCTAGTCGGTTCTGACTATGTTTTCCCGCGTACTGCTAATACGATTATTAAAGAACAACTCAAAGCCCAAGGCGGCAAAACGGTAGGCGAAGATTATCTTCCTCTAGGCAATACCGAAGTTACAGCCATCATCACCAAAATCAAACAGGCTTTACCCGATGGCGGCGTGATTTTCAACACCCTCAACGGCGACAGCAACGTTGCATTCTTCAAGCAAATTCAGGCAGCGGGATTGACTCCAGAAAAATATCCCACCATGTCCGTCAGTATCGCCGAAGAAGAAGTCCGACAAATCGGGGCAGAGTATCTTGTCGGTCACTATGCTGCTTGGAATTATTTCCAAACCGTAGACACGCCTGAAAATCAAAAATGGGTTGAGGCATTTAAGAAAGAGTACGGCGACGATAGAGTCACCAATGACCCAATGGAAGCCGCTTATATCATGGTTTATCTCTGGAAGCAGGCAGTCGAAAAAGCGGGATCGACAGACTTGGAAAAAGTTCGCGCTGCTGCTATCGGACAGGAATTTGCCGCGCCTGAGGGGAAAGTGAAGATGAACGTCAACCATCATATTTCCAAGACGGTACGCATCGGTCAAGTTAGAGATGACGGTTTGTTTGACATCGTTTGGTCGAGTGACGGTCCCGTCGATCCGGTGCCGTGGAATCAATACGTTCCCGATACCAAGGGGTACGCTTGCGATTGGACAGATCCTAACAAGGGCGGTAAGTACAAAGTCGAAAAAACTTGA
- the urtD gene encoding urea ABC transporter ATP-binding protein UrtD has product MNEKILEIENLTVSFDGFKALNHLNFSMNAGELRVIIGPNGAGKTTFLDVITGKVQPTEGRVIFKGHNLQRMPEHKIARLGIGRKFQTPRVFLNLTVRENLDLACNRNKNVFSTLFSHSSSTENRNVAGLLETIGLEAKADLKAALLSHGEKQRLEIGMLVAQSPNLLLVDEPVAGLTDEETENVGNLLLALSKDRSIIVIEHDMEFVRQIARQVTVLHQGSVLCEGSMDEVQNDPRVIEVYLGRQEDNY; this is encoded by the coding sequence ATGAATGAAAAAATATTAGAAATAGAAAATTTAACGGTTAGTTTTGATGGATTTAAAGCACTCAATCACTTAAACTTCAGCATGAATGCTGGAGAACTGCGAGTGATTATCGGCCCTAATGGTGCGGGTAAAACCACCTTTCTCGATGTAATTACAGGCAAAGTTCAGCCAACTGAAGGAAGAGTTATCTTTAAAGGACACAATTTACAACGAATGCCAGAACACAAAATTGCTCGCTTGGGAATCGGTCGAAAATTTCAAACGCCAAGAGTTTTTTTAAATTTAACCGTTCGGGAAAATTTAGATTTAGCTTGCAATCGCAATAAGAATGTTTTTTCTACCCTATTTAGTCATTCTTCCTCAACTGAAAATCGAAATGTAGCGGGGTTATTAGAAACCATCGGATTAGAAGCGAAAGCAGATTTAAAAGCTGCTTTACTTTCTCATGGCGAAAAGCAACGACTAGAAATCGGCATGCTAGTTGCTCAGTCGCCCAATTTATTATTAGTTGACGAACCCGTCGCTGGTTTAACCGATGAAGAAACCGAAAATGTAGGGAATTTACTACTAGCCTTATCAAAAGATCGTTCGATTATCGTCATCGAACACGATATGGAATTTGTGCGACAAATTGCCCGTCAGGTAACGGTTTTACATCAAGGTTCCGTTTTGTGTGAAGGAAGCATGGATGAAGTGCAAAATGACCCTCGCGTCATTGAAGTTTATTTAGGAAGACAAGAAGATAATTATTAA
- a CDS encoding branched-chain amino acid ABC transporter permease has translation MSALLEALFNGISIGSVLLIAALGLAIVFGLMGVINLAHGELMMLGAYTTFVVQNVFKSLGEPWFSLYIFFALPMAFLVAGLAGLALERGVIRFLYGRPLETLLATWGVSLILQQFVRSVNWLLVISIVTFCLLFFGGWWIVHRRLDWERIRGWAIAILLVLSGAIATVTGMLIAQSKQSVLIRPLFSARNVNVTAPTWLRGGFTLLGFQVPYTRLFIIVLTILCLVGTYWFLNRSSWGLRIRAVMQNRSMSACLGIATNKVDALTFALGSGLAGIAGCGISYLGSVGPNTGQAYIVDTFMVVVVGGVGNLVGSIVAAMGIGILNYLIGSGTLALILSPVASLKPVTDFFLFFADSSMAKVMIFVLIIAFLQVKPAGLFPQKGRTAEI, from the coding sequence GTGTCTGCATTACTAGAAGCTTTATTTAACGGCATTAGCATTGGTTCGGTGCTGCTAATTGCAGCGCTGGGGTTAGCCATCGTCTTCGGACTGATGGGCGTAATTAACCTCGCCCACGGAGAATTAATGATGCTGGGAGCTTATACGACCTTTGTCGTACAAAATGTCTTCAAATCGCTAGGCGAACCCTGGTTTAGTTTATATATTTTCTTTGCCCTGCCCATGGCTTTTTTGGTGGCGGGGTTGGCAGGGTTAGCGTTAGAAAGGGGAGTGATTCGCTTTCTCTACGGACGACCTTTAGAGACGCTACTGGCGACGTGGGGCGTGAGTCTGATCTTGCAACAATTCGTCCGTAGCGTGAATTGGCTTTTGGTCATTAGTATCGTTACCTTCTGCCTGCTGTTTTTTGGCGGTTGGTGGATTGTACACCGCCGTCTGGATTGGGAAAGGATTCGAGGTTGGGCGATCGCAATTTTACTGGTTTTATCCGGCGCGATCGCAACGGTAACGGGAATGTTAATAGCACAAAGCAAGCAATCGGTCTTAATCAGACCTCTGTTTAGTGCCAGAAATGTTAACGTAACCGCACCGACTTGGTTGAGAGGTGGGTTTACCCTTTTAGGGTTCCAAGTCCCCTACACGCGACTGTTTATCATTGTCTTAACGATCCTCTGTCTCGTCGGGACATATTGGTTTTTAAACCGTTCTAGCTGGGGATTGCGCATTCGTGCCGTAATGCAGAATCGCTCCATGAGCGCTTGTTTGGGGATTGCGACTAACAAGGTAGATGCCCTGACATTTGCCTTGGGTTCTGGACTGGCAGGTATTGCTGGCTGTGGGATTAGTTACTTGGGTTCTGTCGGGCCTAATACCGGACAAGCTTACATTGTCGATACTTTTATGGTAGTCGTCGTCGGGGGAGTCGGCAATTTAGTTGGCAGCATTGTTGCCGCGATGGGAATTGGTATTCTCAATTACCTCATCGGTAGCGGAACTCTGGCATTGATACTATCACCCGTAGCATCGCTCAAACCAGTGACGGATTTCTTTCTCTTCTTCGCCGATAGCAGCATGGCAAAGGTGATGATTTTTGTCTTGATTATTGCCTTTTTGCAAGTTAAACCCGCCGGACTCTTCCCGCAAAAAGGACGCACGGCTGAAATCTAA
- the urtC gene encoding urea ABC transporter permease subunit UrtC: protein MKLESIRKRKRLLLEVQILLAVVLILAIAMPLLLPAFRLKILGRILSLAIVALGIDLIWGYTGLLSLGHGIFFALGGYAFAMYLNLQLPQGQLPEFFSLYGVSKLPWFWQPFYSFPFTMVAIILIPGIVAGLLGYLIFRNRIRGVYFSILTQAALLVFFNFFNGQQKLINGTNGLKTDTQAIFGVLASSAGAQIAFYEFTILLVVLTYLLCRWLTSGRFGRLLVAIRDDEVRTRFSGYDPTGFKVLVFAISGAIAGISGALYTVQTGIITPKAMDVAFSIEMVIWVAVGGRATLVGPIIGTLLVRWAQTLLSERFPEVWLFFQGALFLIVVTVLPDGILGGLNQLRSQLGFRPRLVTYPSIEEAPEVQKEREEIG, encoded by the coding sequence ATGAAACTTGAGAGTATTAGAAAGCGAAAAAGACTACTACTTGAAGTGCAAATACTTTTAGCAGTTGTCCTGATTTTAGCGATCGCAATGCCATTATTGCTGCCAGCTTTTCGCCTAAAAATTCTGGGAAGGATTCTATCGCTTGCGATCGTAGCGTTAGGAATCGATTTAATTTGGGGTTATACCGGATTACTTAGCTTGGGGCATGGCATCTTTTTTGCTCTCGGCGGCTATGCTTTTGCCATGTATCTCAACTTGCAACTGCCGCAAGGACAGTTACCCGAATTTTTTAGCCTTTATGGAGTCAGCAAACTGCCTTGGTTTTGGCAGCCTTTTTATTCGTTTCCGTTTACGATGGTTGCGATTATTTTAATTCCAGGAATCGTCGCTGGTTTGCTAGGGTATTTAATCTTTCGCAATCGCATTAGAGGCGTTTATTTCTCCATCCTCACCCAGGCAGCACTGTTAGTTTTTTTCAATTTCTTTAACGGGCAACAGAAATTAATTAATGGAACTAACGGACTCAAGACGGATACGCAAGCGATTTTTGGCGTTCTTGCCAGTTCTGCGGGCGCACAAATAGCATTTTATGAATTTACCATTTTATTGGTAGTTCTGACTTATTTACTTTGTCGTTGGCTGACTAGCGGGCGTTTTGGACGATTATTAGTTGCCATTCGCGATGATGAAGTACGGACTCGTTTTTCGGGCTACGATCCGACTGGATTTAAAGTATTAGTTTTCGCCATTTCTGGTGCGATCGCAGGCATTTCTGGGGCACTTTATACCGTACAAACTGGCATTATTACCCCCAAGGCAATGGATGTGGCTTTTTCGATTGAAATGGTCATTTGGGTTGCCGTCGGCGGACGGGCAACGCTGGTTGGGCCGATTATTGGGACTCTTTTAGTGAGATGGGCGCAGACGCTTTTGAGCGAACGATTTCCCGAAGTTTGGCTATTTTTCCAAGGGGCATTATTCTTAATCGTCGTAACGGTGCTTCCCGATGGAATTTTAGGGGGATTGAATCAATTGCGATCGCAATTGGGTTTCCGTCCGCGTCTGGTAACCTATCCGAGTATAGAAGAAGCGCCAGAGGTGCAAAAGGAAAGAGAGGAGATTGGTTAA
- the urtE gene encoding urea ABC transporter ATP-binding subunit UrtE yields the protein MLQISNLNVYYGESHILRNVDLSVPKGQMVCLIGRNGVGKTTLLKTIMGLLKPRTGNINYGGQLITGISTDRRAKMGIGYVPQGREIIPRITVKENLLLGLEACPGGRKGKEEIPEEIFQLFPVLKTMLSRMGGDLSGGQQQQLSIARALMGKPQLLLLDEPTEGIQPSIILEIEAAVRRIIEATGISVLLVEQHLHFVRQADKYYAMQKGGIVASGSTSELSQEVIQRFLAV from the coding sequence ATGTTACAAATCTCAAATCTGAATGTTTATTACGGCGAGAGCCACATCCTTCGCAATGTAGATTTAAGCGTACCAAAAGGACAAATGGTTTGCCTGATCGGACGCAATGGCGTAGGAAAAACTACGTTGCTAAAAACGATTATGGGATTGTTAAAACCTCGCACGGGAAATATTAACTATGGAGGGCAATTAATTACAGGAATATCGACAGATCGACGTGCCAAGATGGGAATTGGTTACGTTCCCCAAGGACGAGAAATTATTCCTCGAATTACTGTAAAAGAAAATTTGTTATTAGGTTTGGAAGCATGTCCGGGAGGAAGAAAAGGAAAGGAAGAAATTCCTGAAGAAATCTTTCAACTATTTCCCGTGCTAAAAACGATGTTATCTCGTATGGGAGGCGATCTTAGTGGCGGACAACAGCAACAGCTATCAATAGCACGCGCCCTCATGGGTAAACCGCAGTTATTACTTTTGGACGAACCAACTGAAGGGATCCAACCCTCTATTATTCTTGAAATCGAAGCGGCTGTCCGTCGTATTATTGAAGCAACTGGTATATCGGTTTTATTAGTAGAACAGCATTTACATTTCGTGCGCCAAGCCGATAAATATTATGCCATGCAAAAGGGAGGAATCGTCGCTTCTGGTTCTACTAGCGAACTCAGTCAAGAAGTAATTCAAAGATTTTTAGCAGTGTAA
- a CDS encoding NAD(P)/FAD-dependent oxidoreductase: MLANEFSTSSRKNVLIVGGGSAGLATALMLAKRGWTEITVLEKRPAADYYEPDKSFNYQIDGRGQKLTDFLGLTQQLAEISVPNTEFYLTQIKADGSRKTSKLPIVDPNRKTAYWLPRRAFVLLLYQEIQRNWQNQITVLFDTRCDRIDKTAADQLKIVANAENGRVIEFEPYLLVGCDGVNSIVRNALQEWDKSDRFEMKRFPSHSSGLRYKVLSLPPRFPLDANGEERAVSDMAYAIRGSFRDRLRSLSLGLLPLKNPNEPRTANIITRPNHEIWKLKSGKEVCDFLEKAFPQLPVRQILSPEECDRFAKSEGGYFPEPQYCSGLYFLPRQARADKDRSTAGIVLLGDAIHCFPPDIGQGVNSVLEDVCVLNEALSQSNDDLSHALPLYESLRFHDVKALIRLAQTAFPWQYNQDALGKWLWGINFFLRLALSRLLPFGFSPPAFFLIQNHRLSYREIWVMAQRTTRTLYALSLILICVFWALVFRTVNI; this comes from the coding sequence ATGCTTGCTAACGAATTCTCAACTTCCTCTCGAAAAAACGTATTAATTGTTGGCGGAGGTTCAGCAGGACTTGCGACTGCATTAATGCTAGCCAAACGAGGCTGGACGGAGATTACAGTACTTGAAAAACGTCCTGCCGCCGATTACTACGAACCAGATAAATCATTCAACTATCAGATTGACGGTCGAGGTCAAAAATTGACCGACTTCCTCGGACTTACCCAACAGCTTGCAGAAATTAGCGTTCCCAATACAGAATTTTACTTAACGCAGATTAAAGCGGATGGTAGCCGAAAAACTTCCAAATTACCCATCGTCGATCCTAACCGGAAAACCGCCTATTGGCTGCCACGCAGAGCATTTGTCCTGTTGCTATACCAGGAAATCCAACGCAATTGGCAAAACCAAATCACCGTGCTGTTCGATACCAGGTGCGATCGCATCGACAAAACAGCAGCAGACCAACTGAAAATTGTTGCCAATGCCGAGAACGGTAGAGTTATTGAATTTGAGCCTTATCTTTTGGTTGGTTGCGATGGGGTTAACTCGATTGTCCGAAACGCTTTGCAAGAGTGGGACAAATCGGACAGATTTGAGATGAAACGTTTCCCCTCGCATAGTTCGGGTTTGAGGTATAAAGTCTTAAGCTTGCCGCCGAGGTTTCCTCTCGATGCTAACGGCGAGGAACGCGCCGTATCCGACATGGCATATGCCATTCGCGGGTCTTTTCGCGATCGCTTGCGATCGCTATCCCTCGGTTTATTGCCCCTCAAAAACCCAAATGAACCCCGTACTGCCAATATTATTACGCGACCCAACCACGAGATCTGGAAATTGAAAAGCGGCAAAGAAGTGTGCGACTTTTTAGAGAAAGCCTTCCCACAATTGCCCGTGCGTCAAATCCTATCCCCCGAAGAATGCGATCGCTTTGCCAAAAGTGAAGGCGGTTACTTCCCCGAACCCCAATACTGTTCTGGGTTGTATTTCTTGCCCAGACAAGCGCGAGCAGACAAAGATCGGTCTACTGCCGGCATAGTTCTCTTAGGAGATGCCATCCATTGCTTTCCTCCAGACATCGGACAAGGGGTAAACTCGGTATTAGAGGATGTGTGCGTTCTCAATGAGGCACTTTCTCAGAGTAATGACGACCTTTCGCATGCCCTGCCTCTATACGAATCCTTGCGATTTCACGATGTTAAAGCTTTGATCCGTCTTGCCCAAACGGCTTTTCCCTGGCAATACAATCAAGATGCCCTTGGCAAGTGGTTGTGGGGGATCAACTTTTTCCTCCGACTCGCACTTAGTCGCTTGTTGCCTTTCGGATTTAGTCCTCCAGCTTTCTTTCTCATCCAGAATCATCGACTTTCCTATCGGGAAATTTGGGTTATGGCTCAACGTACTACCCGAACTCTGTATGCACTTAGTTTGATACTTATCTGTGTTTTTTGGGCTTTAGTATTCAGGACAGTTAACATTTAA
- the ureG gene encoding urease accessory protein UreG has protein sequence MTAFRVGIAGPVGSGKTALLDSLCKSLRDTYQIAVVTNDIYTKEDAQFLVRSQALDATRIIGVETGGCPHTAIREDASMNLAAIEQLEDSFANLDLVFLESGGDNLAATFSPELVDLTIYVIDVAAGDKIPRKGGPGITRSDLLVINKIDLAPFVGADLNVMERDAKKMRGDKPFVFTNLKTKEGLETVKDFIKLHMGAQILTKS, from the coding sequence ATGACAGCTTTTCGAGTAGGAATTGCAGGACCAGTAGGTTCGGGAAAAACTGCCCTGTTAGATTCCCTGTGCAAGTCGCTGCGGGATACTTATCAAATCGCTGTCGTAACCAATGATATTTACACGAAAGAAGATGCCCAATTTTTAGTTCGTTCCCAAGCGCTAGATGCGACTCGGATTATTGGCGTAGAGACGGGAGGCTGTCCTCATACCGCCATTCGAGAAGACGCTTCTATGAACCTAGCCGCGATCGAACAGCTTGAAGATAGCTTTGCGAATCTAGACTTAGTTTTTCTAGAGAGTGGCGGTGACAATCTAGCGGCTACTTTTAGTCCCGAATTAGTCGATCTGACTATCTATGTCATCGATGTCGCAGCAGGCGATAAAATTCCGCGCAAAGGCGGACCCGGTATTACCAGGTCGGATCTTTTAGTTATCAATAAAATCGATCTCGCTCCTTTCGTCGGTGCCGATTTAAACGTGATGGAAAGAGATGCCAAAAAAATGCGAGGCGATAAGCCTTTTGTCTTCACGAATTTAAAAACCAAAGAAGGATTGGAGACGGTCAAAGACTTCATCAAACTTCATATGGGAGCGCAGATATTAACTAAATCTTAA